The Shewanella mangrovisoli genome has a window encoding:
- the ccmD gene encoding heme exporter protein CcmD produces the protein MQFDSISDFFNMGGYAFYVWLAYGVTFFCLSTLIITSARQKRKVLIEIAKKMNREERLKETRSTKS, from the coding sequence ATGCAATTCGATTCTATCAGTGATTTTTTCAACATGGGTGGCTATGCCTTTTATGTGTGGCTTGCCTATGGCGTGACCTTCTTCTGTTTATCGACGCTGATCATCACTAGTGCGCGCCAAAAGCGCAAAGTACTGATTGAAATCGCGAAGAAGATGAACCGCGAAGAACGCCTTAAAGAGACTAGGAGTACCAAATCGTGA
- the rplQ gene encoding 50S ribosomal protein L17, protein MRHRKSGRQLNRNSSHRQAMFRNMASSLVRHEIIKTTVAKAKELRRVVEPLITLAKSDSVANRRLAFARTRDAEVVGKLFTELGPRYQERPGGYTRILKCGLRAGDKAPMAYIELVGRPEAAQAVEVEAAE, encoded by the coding sequence ATGCGCCATCGTAAGAGTGGTCGTCAACTTAACCGCAACAGCAGCCACCGCCAAGCTATGTTCCGTAACATGGCAAGCTCACTGGTTCGTCATGAGATCATCAAGACAACCGTAGCTAAAGCGAAAGAACTGCGTCGCGTAGTTGAGCCTCTGATAACACTTGCTAAGAGTGACAGCGTTGCAAACCGTCGTTTAGCGTTTGCACGTACTCGCGACGCTGAAGTCGTAGGTAAGTTATTCACTGAATTGGGTCCACGTTACCAGGAACGTCCTGGTGGCTACACCCGTATCCTTAAGTGCGGTTTACGTGCTGGTGATAAAGCCCCAATGGCTTACATCGAGCTAGTAGGTCGTCCAGAAGCTGCTCAAGCTGTTGAAGTTGAAGCTGCTGAGTAA
- the ccmE gene encoding cytochrome c maturation protein CcmE, with amino-acid sequence MNPRRKKRLTLAVALIGGVAAIASLLLYALNSNLNLFYTPSEIVHGKTDTGVKPEAGQRIRVGGMVTVGSMVRDPNSLHVQFAVHDSLGGEILVTYDDLLPDLFREGQGIVAQGVLGEDGKLAATEVLAKHDENYMPPEVAEAMGQKHEKLDYSQQKSAAQ; translated from the coding sequence GTGAACCCAAGACGCAAAAAGAGACTGACGTTAGCTGTAGCATTAATCGGTGGCGTAGCCGCGATTGCTTCGCTTCTGCTGTATGCGCTGAACTCCAACTTAAACTTATTCTACACACCGTCAGAGATCGTACACGGTAAAACCGATACCGGTGTTAAACCCGAAGCGGGCCAACGTATTCGCGTAGGTGGTATGGTAACGGTTGGTTCTATGGTGCGCGATCCAAACAGCCTGCACGTGCAGTTTGCCGTGCATGACTCATTAGGTGGCGAAATTCTCGTGACCTATGACGATCTGCTGCCGGATCTGTTCCGTGAAGGCCAAGGTATTGTGGCACAAGGCGTATTAGGTGAAGACGGCAAATTGGCCGCAACCGAAGTACTGGCGAAGCATGATGAAAATTACATGCCGCCAGAAGTGGCCGAAGCCATGGGCCAAAAGCATGAGAAGTTAGATTACAGCCAGCAAAAATCGGCGGCGCAATAA
- a CDS encoding ABC transporter substrate-binding protein, whose translation MNVIKPFNKRWRLLLLLMLTSHPLMLYAAKVVVIESYHQGYQWDKEYYQAIVDKLAPQHQVSHFEMDTKRLAKERYAERAELAWQFIVEQQPQLVILADDNAIHYLHQRLNGIQIPVVYLGVNMNPREYHLNEHERFTGVLERPLLKRSLLLLERLLPQAKHRKILVLFDGSNTSKIAAEYISKQPSSMLSDIEVHILQLTQLAEWQQQVRAAKDNGYSAIVVALYHAVRDEDDQSVDADNLLEWITNHTPVPNFGFWGFSIYANGNLGGYVLDGYHHGSIAANIALRILAGEKPENIFPITDDLGQYRFSRAAIKRWQLKLPKEIEKQATWVD comes from the coding sequence ATGAATGTGATTAAGCCATTTAACAAAAGATGGCGACTGTTGCTACTCCTAATGCTCACCAGTCACCCACTGATGCTCTACGCTGCTAAAGTGGTGGTTATCGAAAGTTACCATCAAGGCTATCAGTGGGATAAAGAATACTATCAAGCCATTGTCGATAAACTGGCCCCACAACATCAAGTTAGCCACTTTGAGATGGACACCAAGCGCTTAGCTAAAGAGCGCTACGCAGAACGTGCAGAACTCGCTTGGCAGTTCATTGTCGAGCAACAACCACAACTGGTGATCCTTGCCGATGACAACGCCATTCATTATCTCCATCAGCGTCTCAATGGCATCCAAATTCCCGTGGTTTACCTCGGGGTGAATATGAATCCTCGGGAATACCATTTAAATGAGCATGAGCGCTTCACAGGCGTGCTAGAGCGCCCGTTACTCAAGCGTTCCTTACTGTTACTCGAGAGATTATTGCCACAAGCCAAGCATCGTAAAATCCTAGTGCTCTTCGATGGCAGCAATACTTCGAAAATCGCGGCCGAGTACATCAGTAAGCAACCATCGAGCATGTTAAGTGATATCGAAGTTCACATTCTCCAACTAACCCAATTAGCAGAGTGGCAACAACAAGTCAGAGCAGCAAAGGATAATGGTTATAGTGCAATTGTGGTGGCGCTGTATCACGCTGTCAGAGATGAAGACGATCAATCAGTGGATGCCGATAACTTACTCGAATGGATTACCAACCACACACCGGTGCCGAATTTCGGCTTTTGGGGATTTAGCATCTATGCCAATGGCAATCTAGGTGGCTATGTGCTCGATGGCTATCATCATGGCTCAATCGCAGCCAACATAGCCCTTAGAATACTTGCAGGAGAAAAGCCTGAGAACATCTTCCCTATCACGGATGATCTTGGCCAATATCGATTTAGCCGTGCAGCGATAAAGAGATGGCAACTCAAACTGCCAAAGGAAATTGAGAAACAAGCGACTTGGGTAGATTAA
- a CDS encoding heme ABC transporter permease: MWKWLHPYADPERAYKLSGTLFPWFATLACLFIAVGTVWGLMFAPTDYQQGDSYRIIFIHVPAASMSMAAYMGMATAAFIGLVWQIKLADWAAASIAPIGAVITFIALFTGATWGKPMWGTWWVWDARLTSELVLLFLYLGVISLYASFEDKVLAARAAGILAIVGVINIPIIKYSVEWWSSLHQPSTIKITSKSTMSSEMLYPLLINILGFGLMIGAITIVRFRAEILARNGMRPWVRELAKAEEVK, translated from the coding sequence CATTATTTCCATGGTTTGCCACCTTAGCCTGTCTTTTTATTGCCGTCGGCACGGTATGGGGATTAATGTTTGCTCCAACAGATTATCAACAGGGCGACAGCTACCGGATTATCTTTATCCATGTTCCAGCAGCCTCAATGTCAATGGCTGCCTACATGGGTATGGCGACAGCCGCATTTATCGGCCTCGTATGGCAAATTAAACTGGCTGATTGGGCCGCCGCATCCATTGCACCGATTGGCGCCGTGATTACCTTTATCGCCCTCTTTACTGGCGCGACATGGGGTAAACCCATGTGGGGTACTTGGTGGGTATGGGATGCACGTCTAACGTCTGAATTAGTTCTGCTATTCCTCTATTTAGGCGTGATCTCGCTCTATGCTTCCTTCGAAGACAAAGTACTGGCAGCACGTGCAGCGGGGATCTTAGCGATCGTCGGCGTGATCAACATTCCGATCATCAAATACTCGGTTGAATGGTGGAGCTCTCTGCATCAACCATCAACGATCAAAATTACCTCTAAATCGACTATGTCGAGCGAAATGTTATACCCACTTTTAATCAATATTTTAGGTTTCGGCCTTATGATAGGGGCTATCACAATTGTGAGATTTAGAGCAGAAATCTTAGCAAGAAACGGCATGCGCCCTTGGGTGCGTGAACTTGCTAAAGCTGAGGAGGTCAAATAA
- a CDS encoding DNA-directed RNA polymerase subunit alpha → MQGSVTEFLKPRLVDIEQVNSTRAKVTLEPLERGFGHTLGNALRRILLSSMPGCAVTEVEIDGVLHEYSSKEGVQEDILEILLNLKGLAVTIEGKDEAMLTLSKSGAGPVIAADITHDGDVTIVNPDHVICHLTGNNDISMRIRVERGRGYVPASARAQTEDDDRPIGRLLVDASFSPVARIAYNVEAARVEQRTDLDKLVIDMTTNGTIDPEEAIRRSATILAEQLDAFVELRDVTEPEMKEEKPEFDPILLRPVDDLELTVRSANCLKAEAIHYIGDLVQRTEVELLKTPNLGKKSLTEIKDVLASRGLSLGMRLENWPPASLADDL, encoded by the coding sequence ATGCAGGGTTCTGTTACAGAATTTCTTAAACCGCGTCTCGTTGATATCGAGCAGGTTAACTCAACACGTGCCAAGGTTACTTTGGAACCGCTTGAGCGTGGTTTCGGCCACACTTTAGGTAACGCGTTGCGTCGCATCCTATTGTCGTCTATGCCCGGCTGCGCGGTTACCGAAGTCGAGATTGACGGCGTACTGCACGAATACAGCAGTAAGGAAGGCGTACAAGAAGATATCCTTGAAATCTTGCTGAACCTGAAAGGGTTAGCAGTGACTATCGAGGGTAAAGACGAGGCTATGCTTACATTAAGCAAGTCCGGCGCAGGCCCTGTCATCGCAGCAGATATCACGCATGATGGTGATGTCACTATCGTGAATCCTGATCATGTTATCTGTCATTTAACAGGTAACAATGATATCAGCATGCGTATTCGCGTTGAGCGTGGTCGTGGTTATGTGCCAGCATCTGCTCGTGCACAGACTGAAGACGATGATCGCCCAATCGGCCGTTTGCTGGTTGATGCTTCTTTCTCGCCAGTTGCACGTATTGCCTACAATGTAGAAGCAGCTCGTGTTGAACAGCGTACTGACTTGGATAAACTCGTTATCGATATGACCACTAACGGTACTATCGATCCTGAGGAAGCTATCCGTCGTTCTGCAACCATCTTAGCTGAACAGCTGGATGCGTTTGTTGAGCTGCGCGACGTGACTGAGCCAGAAATGAAAGAAGAGAAGCCGGAGTTCGATCCGATTCTGTTGCGTCCTGTCGACGATTTAGAGCTAACTGTACGTTCGGCTAACTGTTTGAAAGCCGAAGCGATTCATTACATCGGAGATCTGGTACAGCGTACTGAAGTTGAGCTGCTGAAGACCCCTAACTTAGGTAAGAAGTCTCTTACTGAAATTAAGGACGTTTTAGCTTCTCGCGGACTGTCGTTAGGTATGCGTCTGGAAAACTGGCCTCCAGCTAGTTTAGCAGACGACCTATAA